DNA sequence from the Bacteroidota bacterium genome:
TATCAACATACACTTTAACAGGAGGCAACTGCTTTGAGGTCTGCAGCCTGTCGAGTGTATAAACGATCTCCTGCGTACGACCAAGACTAAAGGCGGGGATCAACAATTTACCTTTTTTTTCAACACAGGTTTGTCGGACAATGCGGAGCAATCTTTGTTCAGCTTCTTCAATGGGTTCATGTAACCTGTTCCCGTATGTCGATTCACACAGAATATAATCCGCCTGCGGAAACGGAGCCGGCGGTTTTAACAACAGATCGCTTGAACGGCCTATATCCCCGGTAAAACACACCTTTGTTTCTTTGCCTGTATCGCTTAAAATAAGATTGACTGCTGCGCTGCCCAAAATATGCCCGGCATCGGTGAACATGAACTTTACCTCATCATTTATTGTGTACCAATGTTCGTAAGGAATGGTTTGAAAATGTCCGAGACATTTTTCAACATCATGCAGTGTATATAGCGGCTTTAATTGCGCCTTACCCTTTTTTACTCTTTTTTTATTGATGTAGGTAACATCTCCTTCCTGAATATGCGCGCTATCCTTTAACATGATCTCGCAGAGGTCGTATGTGGCAGGTGTACAATAAATTTTACCGGCAAAACCCTGTTTGACAAGGTTAGGTAAGTTACCGCTATGATCCATGTGCGCATGCGATAATATAACCGCATCAATGTTTTCAGGCTTAAAAGCGAATACCCGGTTAAGGGTATCGTTATCAGCTCCCCTACCCTGGAAAAGACCACAATCCAATAAAATATTTCTTCCTTTTGTAGTAGTGAGTAAATGTTTGCTCCCGGTAACCGTTTGAGCTGCGCCTAAAAATCGTATCTGCATATTTATCTTGTTTTTAATTCAATAAAGATAGGTTATTGATTAGATAACTTCTATTTCGTTGGAAGACAGAAGTTGGAAGTCCAAAGACAGAAGTTGGAAATCACCAGACTTCAAACTTCCGATCTTTTTTACATCAACAATATAATTACCAGTGATCATTATGCGTAAATTGCAACAGGATCACGTACACAATATCAACAACCAAAGGATACCATGCCGCAAAACATTATTATAACAAAAGCTTCAGGCGAACAGGTACCGTTCTCTACCGAAAAACTTAAACGTTCACTGGAAAGATCGGGGGCAGGTGAAGCTATAATTAACAACATCATAGCTGAGGTCGAAAAAAATTTATTTGAAGGAATTTCAACTAAAAAGATCTACCATAAAGCATTTGCCTTGCTGCGAAAAACATCTAAACCCATCGCGGCCAAATATAAACTTAAACAGGCCATTATGGAGCTTGGCCCCTCCGGCTATCCCTTTGAAAAATATATCGGTGAAATATTAAAGCAACAGGGCTTTTCGGTAAAAGTAGGAGAAGTCCTGAAAGGGCATTGTGTAAATCACGAGATAGATGTGATCGCTGAAAAGGGAAACAATCATTATTTAATTGAATGTAAATACCACAATACCACAGGAATAATATGCGATGTAAAGATCCCTTTATACATCCAGGCCCGTTTTAAAGATGTGGAACAACACTTGGCAACTATCCCGGGCAATGGCTCAAAGTTCAACCAGCGTTGGGTAGTAACGAATACCCGGTTTTCGACAGACGCCATTCAGTACGGACTTTGTGTCGGATTAAACCTGATCGGATGGGACTTCCCCAAAAAAGGGAGCCTGCGTGAACAAATTGACAATTCTATGCTTTACCCTGTTACCTGCTTAAGTACATTAACTAAAACCGAAAAGCAGCGATTACTGGATAATAAAATTGTTCTGAGTAAAGAGTTAAGCAATAATTCGAAATTATTAATGAGCATAAACATACGGCCGAATCGCTTTGATGGAATATTCAAGGAGATTAACTCTCTTTGCAGTACAAAAAAATAATTGTTGATTTTTATAATTCAGCATATACTGCTACGCACATTACCTGGACAATATTTAATTCTTTGAAAGTATTGTAAAGTAATTTTAAAAATTACTCGGTTGTTACACCTTCAAATTCGGCCTCGTTCTTTTCGGCTTCTGCTTTGGTATGCCTAACAATTCCGTCTTTATGATGAGGAGGAGCGTAAATGGTGTACATTTTTAACTCCGTGCCGGTGTCGGTGTTAATAATATTGTGCTTCGCGCCTGCGGGTACAATAATAACATCGCCGTCCTTCACGTTGTAAACATTTCCATCAATAATGCATTTCCCTGTTCCGCTTTCAAACCGGAAAAACTGGTCATTGTCGTGGTGGATCTCTTCCCCGATCTCTTCGCCGCCTTTAAGGCTCATGAGTACGAGCTGAAGGTGTTTACTCGTGTATAATACTTTCCGGAAGTTTGTGTTTTCCAAGGTGTCTTTTTCGATGCCTGATTTGAATCCCTTCATCTTTCTTTTCGTTTTTTAGTTTGTATCTTTTCGGGGGCCACTGAAAGTGGTTTCGAAACCCTTGAAATTAGTTTATTGATTCGCTAATTAATTCAATTAAGTTCATATTTTAAGTCACCTTAACCCTTAAATCGTGAAATTACTTTTCTTCCTTGATGAAGAAAAGTAACAAAAGAAATCAAGACAAAACGATTCCTGCCGCACAAAGCTACACGGCACCGCGTTTTGTCGCGGCCCACCC
Encoded proteins:
- a CDS encoding MBL fold metallo-hydrolase translates to MQIRFLGAAQTVTGSKHLLTTTKGRNILLDCGLFQGRGADNDTLNRVFAFKPENIDAVILSHAHMDHSGNLPNLVKQGFAGKIYCTPATYDLCEIMLKDSAHIQEGDVTYINKKRVKKGKAQLKPLYTLHDVEKCLGHFQTIPYEHWYTINDEVKFMFTDAGHILGSAAVNLILSDTGKETKVCFTGDIGRSSDLLLKPPAPFPQADYILCESTYGNRLHEPIEEAEQRLLRIVRQTCVEKKGKLLIPAFSLGRTQEIVYTLDRLQTSKQLPPVKVYVDSPLATNATNIMRSHPEAFNEKVIEYLKSDPDPFGFNNLIYTRNVTESMDINSSTEPCVIIAASGMMEAGRIKHHLKHNVGDARNTLLIVGYCPPESLGASFLAKEKFVRIFGQQYEVKLQIEVMNSYSAHGDYKEMIEYLSCQDKTKVKKVFLVHGEPQVQKDFKEKLTAIGFADIAIPAPGNSFTLE
- a CDS encoding restriction endonuclease — protein: MPQNIIITKASGEQVPFSTEKLKRSLERSGAGEAIINNIIAEVEKNLFEGISTKKIYHKAFALLRKTSKPIAAKYKLKQAIMELGPSGYPFEKYIGEILKQQGFSVKVGEVLKGHCVNHEIDVIAEKGNNHYLIECKYHNTTGIICDVKIPLYIQARFKDVEQHLATIPGNGSKFNQRWVVTNTRFSTDAIQYGLCVGLNLIGWDFPKKGSLREQIDNSMLYPVTCLSTLTKTEKQRLLDNKIVLSKELSNNSKLLMSINIRPNRFDGIFKEINSLCSTKK
- a CDS encoding cupin domain-containing protein, whose product is MKGFKSGIEKDTLENTNFRKVLYTSKHLQLVLMSLKGGEEIGEEIHHDNDQFFRFESGTGKCIIDGNVYNVKDGDVIIVPAGAKHNIINTDTGTELKMYTIYAPPHHKDGIVRHTKAEAEKNEAEFEGVTTE